A region of the Fusobacteria bacterium ZRK30 genome:
CAATTATTCTTTTTACTAAACTTAATTGGTTCCATTTACTAAACATAATTACACCACCTTTAAAATTTGTTTGTTCATTTATACTAATCAGTTAATTGATCTCCTTTAATTTGTTTTTGGAGTATTTAACTGATAGGATACTTTTTTAGATCTTTTATCTTTTTTGGGCAATGATAAAGAAACGATGACAAATCAGATCTATATATCCCTGTTTCCTGATAAACCCATGTATATGAAATAATTGTTTATAGTACTTATCTACACTGAAATCAGGGATCTGCCAAGGAATTGCCTTTAGATAGTATACTATTGCACCGATATCATAAAATCTTGTTTTTACTTTATCTTCCTTTAGTTTTTTCAATTCAAAACCACATGATCTCAGGGCTTCAGAGGATTTATCTAAGCTCCAATCTTCATATTGATTTGAATCCGCTCCTAAGAGCAGGTTCAAATCAATATCATTTAATCCCCCAACCTGCTGGGTTATAAAATATCCTTCTGGTTTTAAAATCCTCATAACTTCAAGAGGGGAGAAAGATTCATGGCGGTTGATTATCAAATCAAACCTTTCTGAAGGGATAGGAAGTGCTGTATCTTCCTCTACAGGGAAAACAGTTATTCCAATAGGCTCCAGTCGTTTCCTGGCTTCTTCAATATTTGGTTCATACCCTTCTGTAGCACAGGTATCTTTAGGTAAAAAAGTTAATGAAGACAAGAATTCACCGCCGCCGGTTCCCATATCTAAAAGAGAAGGTACACCAGTGCAGTAGTCAATTATTTCATTATAATAATTCCAGCTTAGTGGAAACTCTTTCATTCGTCCATAATGTGTTAAATAATTAAAACTCCACCCTCTAAATTCTTTCTCGATATCTAAAAGATATCTTTCAAATTGTTCCTTTTCATCTATATTCATTTTATTCCTCCTATTCATAATCAATAATTATTTTTTTCAAATATTCATTAGAATTATTTGGGAGGAGGCCTCTTAAGTTGTTACAACCCATCAAAACTATAGAATCTAAACATAGTATCACTCCTAATTTTTTATTACATAAGTATATTCTATTTATACTGTTATATTCCTTGGATTTTAAATAAAAAATTCTAAAACGTTATTACTAAAAACTATTAAACTCTATAAAGGGGAAATTTTTTACAGAGTTCTGCAACCTCATTTTTTATAGTTTCTAATATTTTAGGAGAATCGCCGTTGTTTAAAGATTTTAGAATTAAGGCAGCGACTTCTTTCATCTCTCCTTCTTTCATCCCTCTGGTTGTAAGGGCAGGAGTTCCGATCCTGATACCGCTGGTTACAAATGGGCTTTTAGTATCGTATGGAATCCCGTTTTTATTTACCGTGATATTTGCCTCTTCAAGGATCTTCTCAGCTTCTTTCCCGGTAAGATTTTTATTAGTAAGATCGACCAATATCATATGGTTATCGGTTCCTCCGCTTACAATTCTTAAACCTCCTTTTTTCAGTTCCTCAGATAAAGTATGAGCATTTATTACTACCTGTTTTTGATATTCTTTGAACTCGATACCTAAGGCCTCATTGAAAGCCGCAGCTTTTGCAGCGATGATGTGCATGAGAGGACCACCTTGAATTCCAGGGAAGATAACTTTATTGACCTTTTTTATTATCTCCTCATCGTTAGTCAGGATCATTCCTCCCCTGGGACCTCTCAAAGTTTTGTGAGTAGTAGTGGTAACAACATGGGCATGAGGGATAGGAGAAGGGTGCTCTCCTGTAGCTACAAGACCTGCAATATGTGCCATATCTACCATTAGGTAAGCTCCTACCATGTCTGCAATTTCCCTGAATCTCTTAAAATCTATGGTACGGGAATATGCACTGGCTCCGGCTACAATTATACGAGGGTTTACCTCCAGAGCCATCTCTTCTACTTTTTTATAATCTATCATCTCTGTGTCACGATCTACCCCATAAGAATAAACCTTGTAGTCTTGTCCTGAAAAGTTGACATTTTTACCGTGGGTTAAGTGTCCGCCGTGGTCTAATTTCATTCCCAAGATGATATCTCCATGTTTTATAAGTCCTCTGTATACAGCCATATTTGCCTGGGAACCTGAATGGGGCTGGACATTTACATATTTTGCCCCGAATAGTTCTCCAGCTCTTTCTATGGCAAGGTCCTCGGCTACATCTACAAATTGGCATCCCCCATAATATCTTTTTCCAGAATAACCTTCAGCATATTTGTTTGTCATTACACTTCCTGCGGCCTCCATTACAGCCTCTGAGACAAAATTTTCAGAAGCTATTAACTCCAAACCATATTCCTGACGTTCTTCCTCTTTTTGGATTGCTTTCCAAAGTTTTTCATCGTTCATTTTTAATCCTTTCATTGTGTATCCTCCTTTTGGGTAAATAAAAAAAGCCCTAGATATATTCAATCTACGGCTTTAAATTCAATAAAATTAAAGTGGTATTGCAGATATAGATTTACATCAAAAATTCAAAAAGCATATGATATTTTTTATGGCATTTAGAATTTTGGGAGGATATAAATCTTTTAGTCATGGCTTTGTTCTCCTTTGAAATTTTTTATTTGCTAAAGAATACTCCATAAAAAAAAGTTTGTCAAGAAAAGATAAAACTCTCTATTCTTTCAAAGAAATTTCTAAAATTTATCTAAGATTGCTATTCATTTTTAATCGATTAAACTTGAAGCAAATTCCTGTCCGAATTTATAGCAGAGTTCCTTACTTTCATGGTTTAAATTCCAATTAACTTTTATTCCTTCATTGACTAATTTTAAAGAGGTGAAATTTAAATTTTCATTGATAATATCTAAGTTTTTTGCATTCCAGCCGTAACTTCCAAAGGCTGCGACACTTTTATTCTTGAAGTTCAGACCTTTTACACCTTCTAATAGGGCAGCCATTGATGGCAGGATCCTGTTGTTGATAGTAGGTGATCCGAATAAGACAGCTTTGGATCTAAAAATTTCTGTCAGGACCTCACTTTCACTGTGTTTGGCACTGTTAATCAATGAAATATTTGTAGAAGGGGAGACACTTCTAATCCCGTCAGCTATAGACTCGGCCATCTTTTTAGTAGTTTCCCACATGGTATCATAGGTGATTAATATCTGATTCTCTTTATAGCTATCACACCATTTCATATATTTTTCTACAATTTGAAGGGGATCTTTTCTCCAGATTACACCGTGTGAAGTACAGATTTGATCAATTGTTAAGTTCAAGCTTAATATTTCATCTATTTTTCTTTTGATTAAAGGGCTGAACGGTGTCAGGATGCAGGCATAATATTTTAATGCTTCATAGTTTAAGATATCCTGTTCACACTGGTCATTGAATAATCCGTTGGCTCCATAGTGCTGTCCGAAGGCATCATTGCTAAAAAGAATATTATCTTCACTCAGATAGGATGCCATTGAATCCGGCCAGTGCAACATCTTCATCTCAACAAATGTTAATTTTTTCTTTCCTAAATCCAAAACATCCCCGGTCTTAACAACTCTGAATTCAGCATCTATCTTGTGATAGGCCTTTATGATCTCAACACCCTTATCTGTACAATAGATAGGTGTATTAGGAATTTCCTTCATCAGTGCACTTAAAGAACCACTATGATCAGGTTCGTTATGATTCATAACAATATAATCAATGGTATTTAAATCAATCTCTTCTTTCAACTGCTCGATCCATACACTACTGAATTTTTCAATTACAGTATCAACCAAAACTATTTTTTCATCCCTTATCAGGTAGGAGTTAAAGGAAGTCCCATGGGGGATATCTAATTCTTCTCCGTGAAACTTAGTAAGGTCTTGATCAACGACTCCAACCCATTTGACACTTTTACTGACATCAACAAATTTTTTCATATTATTTTCTCCTTTTATACAAAACGATAATATGTTTTTATATGTTCTTGAATTAGTATTTTTTCCTTTTTTCTAGCAAATTTTAGAATTGGTATTGAGATGTTGTAATACTTTTCCAGTCACCTAATAGTTTGGTTCTATTACACTAAAGTTTTTTATTTATAATCTGATTGAGGTAATAATCCTTTTACCACATCATCAAATGTATAGTTCTTAAGGCTTGCAAGTTTAGGAAGAAGGCTTGTCTCTGTCATTCCAGGACAAGTATTAACCTCTAAAAAATAGATTTTGTCATCTGATAGGATAAAGTCACTTCTAGAAGCACCGCTTAATTTAAGTTCATCATGGATAAGTTTGGCGTTTCTCATAGCATTTTCATAAATCTTTTCCGAGACCTTTGCAGGATACTCGTAATCTGTCTTTCCTTCTGTATATTTTGATTCATAGTCATATGTTCCATCATGGGGAATTATCTTCAATACTCCAAGAGCTTCTCCATTTAAAACCCCTGCAGTCAATTCCACTCCTTTTATATATTCTTCTATTATTACACTTCTACCTGATAGCTTTTCCAAAGCTGCTTCTGCATCTTCCATATTTTTACAAATATAAAGTCCCGTACTAGACCCTTCTTTTGACGGTTTTATAACTGCTGGAAACTTATCTATCTCCCCTTTGTTTGCATAAGTCTTGGGGATTCTTATTCCTATGCCGTTTGCTATCTTTTTAGTTATGATTTTATCCATTGCAACTGCACTTGGAGCTGCTTTAGACCCTGTATATTTTTTTCCTAAAAGATCAAGGAATCCTTGGATCTTACCGTCTTCACCACACCCGCCATGTAGAGATAAAAATGCTATATCATATTCATTTTCAATAAATGATGTAACCAGGTTTTCACTTGTTAAATCCACTCCATATGCATCATATCCCTGTTTTATTAAGCTGTTTAATACTGCATTTCCTGTTTTTAATGATACTTCCCTTTCCGTTGATGTTCCACCCATAAAAACTGCAATTTTCATCTTTTCCTCCTATAATGGTTGTTTTTTCTAATTCTATTCCAGATGTTTTTTTTACTCTTGGACAGATTTTTTATATCTGGTTGCCTTTACAAATAGATCGGAAGGGTTAACTGTTATTTCATGTTGTTGAATAACATAGCCATGATCAAACAAAATATCCCTTACCATTGCACCGATAAGTTGTTTAAACCTGGTTAATTTCACATGATTTTTTAATGGAAAATTATTTATAAGATCTTTTTGTAATCCAGTAACAGCAGGTTTTTTTAGATACGTAGCCGTTTCCATTTTGATTAAACTTTCTCTTGTTTTAAGAAACTCCCAAATATCTTGGGATAATTGACTATATTGTCCTACCAATAGATCGTTAAATTTCTTGTTTGTATACAAAGTTATTCCTCCTTGCTTTAAACCCTATTAGATTAACAGTGTCTTAATTCTAAAGTGCCTTATATTTGTAATATGTTCTATTTTAGATATACTAAAATTTAATTTTTTCCCTTTAATTTTGATAGTTCTTTATAAATTCTTTAGAAGTTATTAGTTATTTTAAATGTTTTTTATCTTTTGTACGATTAAAGATTAAAGTATAAAAAATAATAAATGATACTAAAATAAGAGACGATATCCCCTCTCTTTATAAAAAAAACCAAAATGAAATAAAAAGGATTTTTCTTTTTTTCCAGTAAAAAATATTTAAATGTTTATAGTAAAAGAGGGGGAAAAAATGCCTAGAAATATTCCTATTGGAAATGGAAATATGCTTATAGCCTTTGATGGTGACTACTGTATATACCCCTATGTGGGAGAGGAAAATCAAACCAATGGGAACTCTTTTATGACTGGTATATGGAAAAATTTATAAAGTAAATATTTTTTTAGTTTCATTTATAGTGGTCTATATTTTATAGAAGGGGAGGAGGGGTCTATGACACTTAGAGAAAGATTTAATGCAGCTTTTAAAAGGGAACCTACCGAAAAGGAGATGGAGGTATTAAAGAGAGTAGATGATACATGGTATGGAGAACATATGGATTGGAATTCTTCCCTTTTTGTGAATTATTTTTGTGATTATTATTTTGAGATGTATCGTGAAAACTGTTCTCTGAAACTCCCTGGGGAAGAATAATATAAATTTATCTGACAACGTTAAATCTAAAAAGTAGATTTGAAAAAAATACCTGAACAAGGAGGTGAGGTTAAAAATGAGTATGTATTTTGTGCAGCATGGTATAGCTCTGGCAAAAGAGGTAGATCCAAATCGTCCACTGTCCGCAGAAGGACGAAGAGAAGTAGAGTGTGTCGCAGCTTACCTGAAAAAGATAGGAGTTAGTGCTAGTAGAATCTGTCATAGTGGTAAAACAAGAGCAATGGAAACTGCTCAGATCTTTTCAGATCAAATTGGTGATGGTAATATATACAAATTGTTAGGGATGGACCCTAAAGATAGTGTTAAAGTGTTCGCTACCTTTTTAGAATCAAATGATACAATGTATGTCGGGCATCTACCCCATATGGAAAAACTTGTTTCGTATTTGACGACTGGCAATGAAGATGCAGGTGTGGTTAAGTTTGCAAAGGGTGGTGTCGTCTGTATTGAAAATGATGGTGAAAACTTTTATGTTGAATGGTACTTAAAACCAGCAGTATGCAGTATCTAAATATTTATTAAAAATTAGAATAAGCGAATGAAAAAAGTCACTCTTGGTAATTTTTTTTTAAAGATAAAAAAAATTTAAACTTTTTTCGCTTAAGTGACGTCTGATAGTTATAAGCAAATGAAAATAATAATTTTTTCATTTCTTTCTTTCCTTAAAATAAAATATAAAAATAAAAGACCTCCTAACTGTGTGACTATTACAGCTGGGAGGTCTTTTATTTTATCCAATTTTGGTTTTTAACCATTGCTTTATTTCAAAAATCATATTTTTCTCATCAACTTTACAATTGATATTATTTAGTCTTTTACAGATAGTATCTATCTTAAATGGTGCTTTTAAAAGCTCACTTTGGATATCTTTAATTAAGATACTATTCATCGCGTCGGAATAAACAGCCAAAGAATCAATTATCCCATCTTTTAAATTTAGATTGAGGTCTATCTCTCCCCATCTAAATCTATTTACAAAGTTTATATCAAACTTAGGAGTTTCTCCATATTTCCAATCCCAAGAAGAATATTTTTCATAAAAATCTTCTATAGAATGTCTGTCTTTAATATACTCTATATTTGATCTGCCTTTATAGACATCTACAAAACTATTTATAAAACTTTGTTTTAAATTTTCAATGGTTATATCATCTTTAATAGTTTTTAAATTTACTACTCTAGAACGAACAGATTTAATTCCTTTAGAAGCAATTTTCTCTTTAGATACTTTTAAATATTTACTTAAATTTTCCATATTTGCATCTACAAGTATTGTCCCGTGATGGTATGATGAATTTTCCTTTTCATAAAATGCATTCCCTGAAAACTTTTTTTCACCGACTAATATATCATTTCTTCCTGAAAATTTAGCATCGATACCTAGATTTTTAACGGCTTTAAGGATCACGCTTAATTGTCTTTCTAAATTGTATAGGTTTTTATCCATAATAAAAGTAAAATTTAAATTTCCAAGATCGTGAAAAACTGTTCCTCCACCAGATAACCTCCTGGCGATCTTTCCTCCATCAGCTTCAAAATCTTTACATCTGCATTCTTTCCATGGATTTTGATTTCTCCCTACTACAATAGTATTGTCATTTTGCCATAGATATAATATTATTTCATTTTTTTTAACGTTTTCCAGAAGATATTCTTCGAGAGCCAGATTATGCCATGGATTATATGACGTTGAACATATTATTTTAGTTGAAATATTACTATGCAAAGTGGATAGCCCCCCCTTCTACATTTAATGCTGCTTCATGTATTGATTCAGCAGTTGTTGGATGTGCAAAGATCGTTTCTGTTATTTGCTCCGTAGTAAGCCCGTTATTTATACATAATGTGACAGAAGAAAGTAGATCTGTTGCATGGGGTCCTATTATTGTGCTGCCAATTATTTTTCCAGTTGATTTGTCTTTTATTATTTTAACAAAACCTTTAGCATCTCCTAATGTTAATGCTTTCCCATTAGCAGACATAGGGAATTTACCAATTTCTATTTCTATGCCTTTTTCAGCAGCAATTTTTTCAGTAATTCCTACAACTGCTATTTCAGGTTCAGTGAAAATAGCACTTGGAACTGTGGAATAATCAATAGTTTTATTTTCTCCTAAAATATTATCCACAGCAGCAATTCCCTGATGTGAAGCAACGTGTGCTAACTGCAGTATGTTTGTAACATCCCCTATAGCATAAATATTTGAGAGATTTGTCTGCATTTTTTCATTGACTTTGATACCTTTTTTGTTTTCATTCATTTCAATACCTAATTCTTCAATACCTAATCCTTCAAAGTACGGTTGTCTTCCAACTGCAACCAGGACTTTGTCACATGAAATATACTTATTTTTCCCTTCTTTAACAAAGGAAACTATACACTCATCGTTTTCAGTTTCATCAATTCCTTCAACTTTTGAACCGGTATATAATTTAATTCCGTTTTCTTCTGCAATCTTACTTATCTCTTCACATATATCGGTGTCGAAAGAAGCTAATATTTCATCTGCATATTCAACAACAAAAACTTCCACTCCAAAGCTTTCATAAATAAAAGCAAATTCCATTCCTATAACTCCTCCACCAACTATTACTAGTTTTTTTGGTAAATTCGTCATATCCAGAGCTTCCTTGCTTGTTAATACATTTTTAGAATCGATCCCTTTAATAGGCACAATAGAAGATTCTGATCCAGTAGCGATTATTATATCTTTAGTATTTATAGTTGTTTCTGTTCTGTTTGTTTTTACGAATACAGTATTCCCATCTATAATTTTACCCTTCCCGTCAATTTTTTCTATACTATGTTTTTCCAAGAGGTATTCAATACCACTTTTAAGCTGATCTTTAATATTATCTTTCCTGTTAATAACTTTCTTCATATCAACAGAAACATTTTCAGCAAAAATTCCAAAACTATCAGATTCTTTCATATTCCGATAAATTTCCGATGAACGAACCAGTGCTTTTGTAGGTATACATCCATGATTTAAACAAGTTCCTCCTACATGTTCTTTTTCAATTAGAACTACTTTTTTTCCCTGTTTTGCGGCATAAATTGCTGCAACATATCCACCTGGACCTGCTCCTATAATAGTTATATCAGTTTCTACCTCTTTCTTTTGGGGTTTCATCAAACTATTAAAATAATTAAATCCCCCTGTTTTAGGAGTAGATTTTTCATTTTTTGCGCCATCTATCTCAAATAAAACATCTCCTATATTAATAGTGTCACCTTCATCTATTACAATTTTTTCAATAATACCACTGGCATTGGATTTTATAGAAACATTTCCTTTTTCAGATTCAACTTGAAGCAGGAGATCTCCAGCTTTTATTTCATCTCCTATTTTTACATTTATTTTTCCAACATCTCCTTTTTTACTCTCTCCAGATAGTTTTTCGAGTTTAATTTCCATTATTTTATTCCCCCACTAAAAAAAATCGATCTATTCGATCGAATAGTTTATATAAAGAAAAGGCAGTTATAATATCATCTGCCTTTTTTCTAATTGTTAAATATTATTTAAAATCATTTTCAAATTCATCGATTGAATCTTTTAAAAGTGTTGCACTGTATGCCATAGCGGGTCCTCCACCAAAAGCTACTGAGACCATTGCAGCTTCCATAATTTCTTCACGCTTAGCCCCTGCTTCTAAAGCTTTGTAGGCATGAAATACGATACAATATTCACAACGATTATAAATCCCAATGGCTACACTGATTAACTCTTTAGCTTTTGTGTCGAGAGCTCCAGGATTATAAGCTGCTCCCAATAAGCCCATAAAAGAGTTTACATGTTCTTCGTTAGTTTGACCTACATCTTGAAGTCCTCCCATAAATGCATCTAATAATTGTCTTGGATTTTTTTTCATTGTTATCCCCCCCCATATTTTATTAATAGTTAGTTATACAATAGTTAGTATAGCAACTACATTTGAGTAGATAATAACATTATATATTTAATAAATCAACACTTTTATAAATAAATTTATATCTATAAGAGTGTTGATTTAATCGTTTACTTGTTAAGTTCTGCATTTTCAACCAATTTATTTAATACATTTTTAAAAATCCTCATATCTTCATCGGAAATATCTTTAGAAATTAAATCACTAAACTCTTTTCCAAAAGGCAATAATTTT
Encoded here:
- a CDS encoding class I SAM-dependent methyltransferase; translated protein: MNIDEKEQFERYLLDIEKEFRGWSFNYLTHYGRMKEFPLSWNYYNEIIDYCTGVPSLLDMGTGGGEFLSSLTFLPKDTCATEGYEPNIEEARKRLEPIGITVFPVEEDTALPIPSERFDLIINRHESFSPLEVMRILKPEGYFITQQVGGLNDIDLNLLLGADSNQYEDWSLDKSSEALRSCGFELKKLKEDKVKTRFYDIGAIVYYLKAIPWQIPDFSVDKYYKQLFHIHGFIRKQGYIDLICHRFFIIAQKR
- a CDS encoding serine hydroxymethyltransferase encodes the protein MKGLKMNDEKLWKAIQKEEERQEYGLELIASENFVSEAVMEAAGSVMTNKYAEGYSGKRYYGGCQFVDVAEDLAIERAGELFGAKYVNVQPHSGSQANMAVYRGLIKHGDIILGMKLDHGGHLTHGKNVNFSGQDYKVYSYGVDRDTEMIDYKKVEEMALEVNPRIIVAGASAYSRTIDFKRFREIADMVGAYLMVDMAHIAGLVATGEHPSPIPHAHVVTTTTHKTLRGPRGGMILTNDEEIIKKVNKVIFPGIQGGPLMHIIAAKAAAFNEALGIEFKEYQKQVVINAHTLSEELKKGGLRIVSGGTDNHMILVDLTNKNLTGKEAEKILEEANITVNKNGIPYDTKSPFVTSGIRIGTPALTTRGMKEGEMKEVAALILKSLNNGDSPKILETIKNEVAELCKKFPLYRV
- a CDS encoding MBL fold metallo-hydrolase, which encodes MKKFVDVSKSVKWVGVVDQDLTKFHGEELDIPHGTSFNSYLIRDEKIVLVDTVIEKFSSVWIEQLKEEIDLNTIDYIVMNHNEPDHSGSLSALMKEIPNTPIYCTDKGVEIIKAYHKIDAEFRVVKTGDVLDLGKKKLTFVEMKMLHWPDSMASYLSEDNILFSNDAFGQHYGANGLFNDQCEQDILNYEALKYYACILTPFSPLIKRKIDEILSLNLTIDQICTSHGVIWRKDPLQIVEKYMKWCDSYKENQILITYDTMWETTKKMAESIADGIRSVSPSTNISLINSAKHSESEVLTEIFRSKAVLFGSPTINNRILPSMAALLEGVKGLNFKNKSVAAFGSYGWNAKNLDIINENLNFTSLKLVNEGIKVNWNLNHESKELCYKFGQEFASSLID
- a CDS encoding D-alanine--D-alanine ligase, translating into MKIAVFMGGTSTEREVSLKTGNAVLNSLIKQGYDAYGVDLTSENLVTSFIENEYDIAFLSLHGGCGEDGKIQGFLDLLGKKYTGSKAAPSAVAMDKIITKKIANGIGIRIPKTYANKGEIDKFPAVIKPSKEGSSTGLYICKNMEDAEAALEKLSGRSVIIEEYIKGVELTAGVLNGEALGVLKIIPHDGTYDYESKYTEGKTDYEYPAKVSEKIYENAMRNAKLIHDELKLSGASRSDFILSDDKIYFLEVNTCPGMTETSLLPKLASLKNYTFDDVVKGLLPQSDYK
- the sixA gene encoding phosphohistidine phosphatase SixA — encoded protein: MSMYFVQHGIALAKEVDPNRPLSAEGRREVECVAAYLKKIGVSASRICHSGKTRAMETAQIFSDQIGDGNIYKLLGMDPKDSVKVFATFLESNDTMYVGHLPHMEKLVSYLTTGNEDAGVVKFAKGGVVCIENDGENFYVEWYLKPAVCSI
- a CDS encoding lipoate--protein ligase, with protein sequence MHSNISTKIICSTSYNPWHNLALEEYLLENVKKNEIILYLWQNDNTIVVGRNQNPWKECRCKDFEADGGKIARRLSGGGTVFHDLGNLNFTFIMDKNLYNLERQLSVILKAVKNLGIDAKFSGRNDILVGEKKFSGNAFYEKENSSYHHGTILVDANMENLSKYLKVSKEKIASKGIKSVRSRVVNLKTIKDDITIENLKQSFINSFVDVYKGRSNIEYIKDRHSIEDFYEKYSSWDWKYGETPKFDINFVNRFRWGEIDLNLNLKDGIIDSLAVYSDAMNSILIKDIQSELLKAPFKIDTICKRLNNINCKVDEKNMIFEIKQWLKTKIG
- the lpdA gene encoding dihydrolipoyl dehydrogenase is translated as MEIKLEKLSGESKKGDVGKINVKIGDEIKAGDLLLQVESEKGNVSIKSNASGIIEKIVIDEGDTINIGDVLFEIDGAKNEKSTPKTGGFNYFNSLMKPQKKEVETDITIIGAGPGGYVAAIYAAKQGKKVVLIEKEHVGGTCLNHGCIPTKALVRSSEIYRNMKESDSFGIFAENVSVDMKKVINRKDNIKDQLKSGIEYLLEKHSIEKIDGKGKIIDGNTVFVKTNRTETTINTKDIIIATGSESSIVPIKGIDSKNVLTSKEALDMTNLPKKLVIVGGGVIGMEFAFIYESFGVEVFVVEYADEILASFDTDICEEISKIAEENGIKLYTGSKVEGIDETENDECIVSFVKEGKNKYISCDKVLVAVGRQPYFEGLGIEELGIEMNENKKGIKVNEKMQTNLSNIYAIGDVTNILQLAHVASHQGIAAVDNILGENKTIDYSTVPSAIFTEPEIAVVGITEKIAAEKGIEIEIGKFPMSANGKALTLGDAKGFVKIIKDKSTGKIIGSTIIGPHATDLLSSVTLCINNGLTTEQITETIFAHPTTAESIHEAALNVEGGAIHFA
- a CDS encoding carboxymuconolactone decarboxylase family protein, translating into MKKNPRQLLDAFMGGLQDVGQTNEEHVNSFMGLLGAAYNPGALDTKAKELISVAIGIYNRCEYCIVFHAYKALEAGAKREEIMEAAMVSVAFGGGPAMAYSATLLKDSIDEFENDFK